A stretch of the Nitratireductor thuwali genome encodes the following:
- a CDS encoding DUF2293 domain-containing protein → MPASTNRQRAVGKALTMLLPRAPYADTEKIRAAANDRKLRNLPASIAVWIATVAHVRHEHTNYDTLLAEGYDRDAARFFVLDEINETLTRWRATRLLDPDDEEAE, encoded by the coding sequence ATGCCTGCTTCTACAAACCGTCAGCGCGCCGTGGGCAAAGCCCTGACCATGCTGCTTCCGCGGGCGCCTTACGCCGACACCGAGAAAATCCGCGCCGCCGCCAATGATCGCAAGTTGCGCAATCTGCCGGCATCCATAGCGGTCTGGATCGCCACGGTCGCCCATGTGCGCCACGAGCATACCAACTACGACACGCTTTTGGCGGAGGGCTACGACCGCGACGCAGCCCGCTTCTTCGTGCTCGATGAAATCAACGAAACCCTCACGCGCTGGCGCGCCACGCGCCTGCTGGACCCGGACGACGAGGAGGCAGAATAG
- a CDS encoding bile acid:sodium symporter family protein yields the protein MVEAGLAINLGLPAALFIIMLGLGLSLRLDDFVRILARPRPVIVGLACQAVVLPLICLAMVTASDLPPAVAVGMMLLAASPGGTSSSLFTHLAGGDVALSITLAAINSVLAMATVPIIANGSLLLFYGRTEAVTLDLFQVLQFFLIAIVPAMIGVFIRSRHPGLARRLERPVRLLATLFLLAVVGFALVSHWDVVLEWGPVVGGTALAFNLVSLAVGYYVPLLFGIEQRQAIAIAMAIAIHNAALVITLAVSETMLNNSEMAIPPALYGLIAYGTGALAIWLYNTRLRLAQ from the coding sequence ATGGTGGAAGCCGGTCTTGCAATCAATCTCGGCCTGCCGGCCGCGCTCTTCATTATCATGCTGGGGCTCGGCCTCTCGTTGCGGCTCGACGATTTCGTCCGCATCCTGGCCAGGCCCCGGCCCGTGATCGTCGGGCTTGCCTGCCAGGCCGTCGTCCTGCCGCTAATCTGCCTTGCCATGGTCACGGCCTCCGATCTGCCGCCGGCGGTCGCGGTCGGCATGATGCTGCTGGCGGCAAGCCCGGGCGGCACGTCCAGTTCGCTTTTCACCCATCTTGCCGGCGGAGACGTCGCGCTCAGCATCACTCTGGCGGCGATCAATTCGGTTCTTGCGATGGCGACCGTGCCGATCATAGCAAATGGATCGCTGCTCCTGTTCTACGGGCGCACCGAAGCGGTGACGCTGGACCTCTTCCAGGTCCTGCAGTTCTTTCTGATCGCCATCGTTCCGGCCATGATCGGCGTATTCATCCGCAGCCGCCATCCTGGCCTGGCCCGTCGCCTCGAGCGGCCCGTCCGGCTGCTGGCGACCTTGTTCCTGCTCGCGGTGGTGGGCTTCGCCCTGGTCAGCCACTGGGACGTCGTTCTGGAGTGGGGTCCGGTCGTCGGCGGCACCGCGCTTGCCTTCAACCTCGTCAGCCTCGCTGTCGGCTACTACGTGCCGCTCCTGTTTGGCATCGAACAGCGCCAGGCGATTGCCATCGCCATGGCCATCGCCATCCATAATGCCGCGCTGGTGATCACCCTGGCGGTCAGCGAGACGATGCTGAACAATTCCGAAATGGCCATTCCGCCCGCCCTGTACGGATTGATCGCCTACGGGACAGGGGCGCTCGCCATCTGGCTTTACAATACGCGGCTGCGCCTGGCGCAGTAA
- a CDS encoding ArsR/SmtB family transcription factor: MLTRPTVQLDLMVDILKAAAEPSRLRILVLLSHGDLTVSDLTEILNQSQPRVSRHLKLLLEADLIVRYQEGSWAYFRLSESDSAREFVDGVVARIDRTDPVTDRDLERLEAIKQRRQEKAAEYFAANADSWDQIRSLHVPDAAVEAGLKALVGESPFQSMADLGTGTGRLLELFAPLYRRGVGVDRSREMLAVARAKLERAGITHAQVRLGNVYAPPVDRDAHDLVTLHQVLHYLEEPGMAIREAARLLRPAGRLVIVDFAPHALEFLREEHAHVRLGFGDRQIGEWLQEAELELLETRSFAPEGDAADGLTVKLWLAQDRRILIADDQNRAGAVKELV, encoded by the coding sequence ATGCTTACCCGCCCGACAGTCCAGCTCGACCTGATGGTCGACATCCTCAAGGCGGCGGCCGAGCCGAGCCGGTTGCGTATTCTCGTGCTGCTTTCGCACGGCGATCTGACGGTTTCGGATCTGACGGAGATCCTCAACCAGTCGCAGCCGCGGGTCTCGCGTCACCTCAAGCTGCTTCTGGAGGCGGATCTGATCGTGCGGTACCAGGAGGGCTCGTGGGCCTATTTCCGGCTCTCCGAGTCCGATTCGGCCCGCGAGTTCGTCGATGGCGTCGTGGCCCGCATCGACCGCACGGATCCCGTCACCGATCGTGATCTCGAACGGCTGGAGGCGATCAAGCAGCGGCGGCAGGAAAAGGCGGCGGAGTATTTCGCGGCCAACGCGGACAGCTGGGACCAGATCCGCTCCCTCCACGTTCCCGACGCGGCCGTGGAAGCCGGGCTCAAGGCGCTGGTCGGCGAGAGCCCGTTTCAGTCGATGGCTGATCTGGGTACCGGCACCGGCCGTCTGCTGGAGCTGTTTGCGCCGCTTTACCGGCGTGGCGTCGGCGTCGACCGTTCGCGGGAAATGCTCGCGGTCGCCCGCGCCAAGCTGGAGCGTGCCGGCATCACCCATGCACAGGTGCGTCTCGGCAATGTCTATGCGCCGCCGGTGGACCGGGATGCGCACGACCTGGTGACGCTTCATCAGGTGCTGCACTATCTGGAAGAGCCCGGAATGGCAATCCGCGAGGCGGCTAGGCTGCTGCGTCCGGCGGGCAGGCTCGTCATCGTTGATTTCGCTCCGCATGCGTTGGAATTCCTGCGCGAGGAACATGCCCATGTGCGGCTCGGCTTTGGTGACCGCCAGATCGGCGAGTGGCTGCAAGAGGCGGAGCTGGAACTCCTCGAAACCCGCAGTTTCGCGCCGGAAGGCGATGCCGCCGACGGACTGACGGTCAAACTCTGGCTCGCGCAGGACCGGCGGATTCTCATCGCGGACGATCAAAACCGCGCGGGCGCGGTCAAGGAGTTGGTTTGA
- a CDS encoding lytic murein transglycosylase, protein MDLRTPLFGLALAFGMPAAASAQQCGGDFGAWRAGVEAEAASQGVGQRGLSALSQARLDQNVLSRDRAQGVFTQNFREFAGRMINDYRLTHGRANLQKYSDTFARAESEFGVPGPVIASFWALETDFGAVQGDFSTLNALATLAHDCRRPELFRPELIALLKLIDQSVVDAGVTGAWAGEIGQLQMLPTDYLEKGMDGDGDGRVDLKGSAPDAILTAARAIGELGWKPGQPWLDEVRVPANLPWAETGLISSLPRSAWSRLGVTSRSGEPLPADELPARLILPMGHKGPAFLAYDNFDIYLEWNQSLIYTLTAAHLAARLAGAPAFDPRQPEPGLEPEAMKLLQQKLADRGYDVGGIDGILGLNTRLAVRQEQLRLGLPADGWPTPTLLANL, encoded by the coding sequence ATGGATTTGCGAACACCGCTTTTCGGTCTGGCGCTGGCTTTCGGCATGCCTGCCGCGGCATCAGCCCAGCAGTGCGGCGGCGATTTCGGCGCGTGGCGGGCTGGAGTCGAGGCTGAAGCAGCCAGCCAGGGCGTCGGCCAGCGCGGCCTTTCCGCGCTCAGCCAAGCCCGCCTCGACCAGAACGTGCTCAGCCGCGACCGCGCCCAAGGCGTCTTCACCCAGAATTTCCGCGAGTTCGCAGGCCGCATGATCAACGACTACCGCCTGACGCACGGCCGGGCCAACCTCCAAAAATATTCCGACACCTTTGCCCGCGCTGAAAGCGAGTTCGGCGTACCGGGTCCCGTCATCGCCTCTTTCTGGGCGCTCGAAACCGATTTCGGCGCCGTCCAAGGCGACTTCAGCACGCTCAACGCACTGGCGACGCTGGCCCATGATTGCCGCCGCCCCGAACTTTTCCGCCCGGAACTGATCGCGCTCCTGAAGCTGATCGACCAGAGCGTCGTCGACGCCGGCGTCACCGGCGCGTGGGCCGGAGAAATCGGCCAGCTTCAGATGCTGCCAACGGACTATCTGGAAAAGGGGATGGACGGCGACGGCGACGGCCGCGTCGACCTTAAAGGCAGCGCTCCCGACGCCATCCTGACCGCCGCCAGGGCCATCGGCGAACTCGGTTGGAAGCCGGGCCAGCCTTGGCTCGACGAAGTGCGCGTTCCGGCAAACCTGCCCTGGGCCGAAACGGGACTCATCTCCAGCCTTCCGCGCTCGGCGTGGTCCCGTCTCGGGGTGACCTCGCGCAGCGGCGAACCGCTTCCCGCCGACGAACTTCCGGCCCGTCTAATCCTGCCCATGGGCCACAAGGGACCGGCATTCCTGGCCTATGACAATTTCGACATCTATCTGGAATGGAACCAGTCGCTCATCTACACGCTCACCGCCGCCCACCTTGCCGCCCGGCTGGCAGGCGCGCCCGCCTTCGATCCGAGACAGCCCGAGCCCGGCCTTGAGCCGGAGGCCATGAAGCTTTTGCAGCAAAAGCTGGCCGACAGGGGATATGACGTCGGCGGCATCGACGGCATTCTGGGCCTCAACACCCGCCTTGCGGTACGCCAGGAGCAGCTTCGCCTCGGCCTGCCCGCCGATGGCTGGCCGACACCGACGCTTTTGGCGAACCTTTAG
- a CDS encoding DMT family transporter → MSTEAPRSSADQLSLQAWSLLILLGVIWGGSFFFGRIAVSEMPPLVLVMFRVTIAALVLQLWLLARGPSFRLALPMAAQFFALAVLNNIIPFSLIFLGQTELGAGIAAVLNATTPFWTVVLANMLTSDEKLSWAKVLGIGFGIAGTCVMIGPGLVAGLGGPIWAKLALVGAAVSYAFAFIFARRFRGVPPPVIATGQLTASSIIMVPLILMTYSPHGLFAASAGVWAAVLALAVLATSFAYILYFRIIALAGATNASLVTLIVPVTAVLLGALFLGERLHVFEIAGMALIALGLITIDGRFFRLLRGHPPTLVNTK, encoded by the coding sequence ATGAGCACCGAAGCACCCAGATCGTCGGCAGACCAGCTATCGCTCCAGGCATGGTCTCTGCTCATTCTGCTGGGCGTCATCTGGGGCGGCTCGTTCTTCTTCGGCCGTATCGCCGTGAGCGAGATGCCGCCGCTCGTCCTGGTCATGTTCCGCGTGACCATCGCAGCCCTGGTCCTGCAACTGTGGCTCCTGGCAAGAGGCCCCAGCTTCCGCCTTGCGCTGCCGATGGCGGCACAGTTCTTCGCGTTGGCCGTGCTCAACAACATTATCCCGTTCTCGCTGATCTTTCTCGGCCAGACGGAACTCGGCGCAGGCATCGCCGCGGTGCTCAATGCCACCACGCCATTCTGGACGGTTGTCCTCGCCAACATGCTGACCAGTGACGAAAAGCTGTCCTGGGCCAAGGTTCTGGGAATCGGATTCGGCATTGCCGGAACCTGCGTGATGATCGGTCCAGGCCTGGTAGCCGGCCTTGGCGGCCCGATCTGGGCCAAGTTGGCGCTGGTGGGCGCGGCTGTCTCCTACGCTTTCGCCTTCATATTCGCGCGGCGTTTTCGCGGCGTGCCGCCGCCGGTGATCGCAACCGGGCAATTGACGGCCTCGTCGATCATCATGGTTCCCCTCATCCTCATGACTTACAGCCCGCACGGGCTCTTTGCCGCAAGCGCCGGCGTTTGGGCCGCCGTGCTCGCGCTGGCGGTTCTCGCGACCTCATTCGCCTACATTCTGTACTTCCGGATCATAGCCCTTGCCGGCGCCACCAACGCTTCCCTGGTCACGCTGATCGTGCCCGTCACGGCTGTCCTGCTCGGAGCGCTCTTTTTAGGTGAACGGCTGCATGTCTTCGAGATCGCAGGAATGGCGTTGATCGCGCTCGGGCTCATCACCATCGACGGACGGTTTTTCCGCCTGTTGCGCGGACACCCGCCGACACTTGTTAACACAAAGTGA
- a CDS encoding alanine racemase yields MQRFETARQAALQMRPDVPVYCFRPDVLKADARQFVDMFPGKVAYAVKTNGEELVLRTLAEAGINAFDVASPAEFAAVRAVAPDAEMLYMHPVKAQSDIRLALEEYGIRVIAVDHEAEVTKLTRVVRALDIDPGSITVFVRIQTKGHAAYELSKKFGAGPAHAVELLQRLNRYGFKVGICFHVGSQIEDPDTYERALVSADWVRGRAGVELAGLDVGGGFPAEYGHDPNRKKPEMPSLEALMTQFRGDIAEWGFDEMPLVAEPGRVIVARAFSLIVRVLLRKGKRLYINDGIWASLSDSWTGKITLPARFIPDPAIRSRNGDAGKLVPFRVCGATCDSVDILSRPFWLPETVDTGDWIEIGHIGAYSLSLRTHFNGFYPDTFVEVMKPFDEGTAPESFASLETMAD; encoded by the coding sequence ATGCAGCGATTCGAAACGGCCAGGCAAGCAGCGCTCCAGATGCGCCCCGATGTGCCGGTCTACTGCTTTCGTCCCGACGTATTGAAAGCGGATGCACGGCAATTCGTGGATATGTTTCCAGGCAAGGTCGCCTACGCAGTCAAGACGAACGGCGAGGAACTGGTGTTGAGAACGCTCGCGGAGGCAGGCATCAACGCTTTCGACGTCGCTTCCCCGGCGGAGTTCGCCGCGGTGCGTGCTGTCGCACCGGATGCCGAGATGCTCTACATGCACCCGGTCAAGGCGCAGTCGGATATCAGGCTGGCGCTGGAGGAATACGGCATCCGCGTCATCGCCGTCGACCACGAGGCCGAGGTGACCAAGCTGACGCGCGTGGTGCGTGCGCTCGACATCGATCCCGGCTCCATCACCGTCTTCGTGCGCATCCAGACCAAGGGGCATGCCGCTTACGAGCTTTCCAAGAAGTTCGGTGCAGGGCCGGCGCACGCGGTGGAACTGCTCCAGCGGCTCAATCGCTACGGCTTCAAAGTGGGCATCTGCTTCCATGTGGGTAGCCAGATCGAGGATCCCGACACTTATGAGCGGGCGCTGGTCTCGGCGGACTGGGTGCGGGGTAGGGCTGGCGTTGAATTGGCTGGGCTCGATGTCGGCGGCGGATTTCCAGCCGAATACGGCCACGATCCCAATCGGAAGAAACCGGAAATGCCTTCGCTGGAAGCGCTGATGACCCAGTTTCGAGGCGACATCGCCGAATGGGGCTTCGACGAAATGCCGCTGGTCGCCGAGCCCGGCCGGGTGATCGTGGCGCGGGCCTTTTCGCTTATCGTGCGGGTGCTTCTGCGAAAGGGCAAGCGGCTCTACATCAATGACGGAATCTGGGCCTCCCTGTCGGATTCCTGGACTGGCAAAATCACGCTGCCGGCGCGCTTCATTCCCGATCCGGCGATCCGCAGCCGCAACGGAGATGCCGGCAAGCTTGTCCCATTTCGCGTGTGCGGGGCGACTTGCGATTCGGTGGATATTCTCTCCCGCCCTTTTTGGCTGCCGGAAACCGTGGATACGGGCGACTGGATCGAGATCGGCCATATCGGAGCTTATTCGCTCTCGTTGCGAACGCATTTCAACGGCTTTTACCCCGACACATTCGTGGAGGTGATGAAGCCGTTTGACGAAGGCACGGCGCCTGAAAGTTTCGCCAGCCTAGAGACGATGGCCGATTGA
- a CDS encoding GH25 family lysozyme, which produces MRILAVILMTLALGACTSGSYDLADLVPVSASPSKGPRFGDNDPHEWAGRAPWTYAIHGTDVSKYQRDVDWAKVGRSGISFAFIKATEGGDRVDEAFRRNWNGAKAAGIPRAAYHFYYFCRPAIEQARWFIANVPRDPSALPPVLDMEWNPFSPTCTIRPPAEKVRAEMQVFLDAIERHYGKRPIIYTSIDFFDDNGLWRFKGNPFWLRSVAGHPDDKYGGHPWVFWQYTGTGVIPGIEGNADINVFNGDASAWQKWLKAQAG; this is translated from the coding sequence ATGCGGATTCTCGCAGTCATCCTTATGACGCTCGCGCTTGGCGCCTGCACGAGCGGCAGCTACGATCTGGCGGACCTTGTGCCGGTGTCTGCCTCACCCTCCAAGGGTCCGCGCTTCGGCGACAACGACCCCCACGAATGGGCCGGTCGTGCACCGTGGACCTACGCCATCCACGGCACCGATGTTTCCAAGTACCAGCGCGACGTCGACTGGGCCAAAGTGGGCCGATCCGGCATCTCCTTCGCCTTCATCAAGGCCACCGAAGGCGGCGACCGGGTGGACGAGGCCTTCCGCCGCAACTGGAACGGCGCGAAGGCGGCAGGCATACCCCGCGCCGCCTATCATTTCTACTATTTCTGCCGGCCGGCCATCGAGCAGGCCCGCTGGTTCATCGCCAACGTGCCGCGCGATCCCAGCGCGCTGCCGCCGGTCCTGGACATGGAATGGAACCCCTTCTCGCCGACCTGCACGATCCGCCCGCCGGCGGAAAAAGTGCGCGCGGAAATGCAGGTCTTCCTCGACGCCATCGAGCGCCACTACGGCAAGCGCCCGATCATCTACACCTCGATAGACTTCTTCGATGACAATGGCCTGTGGCGCTTCAAGGGAAATCCCTTCTGGCTTCGTTCGGTCGCCGGTCATCCTGATGACAAATATGGCGGGCACCCCTGGGTCTTCTGGCAGTACACCGGAACGGGCGTCATTCCCGGCATCGAGGGCAACGCGGACATCAACGTCTTCAACGGTGATGCAAGCGCCTGGCAAAAGTGGCTCAAGGCCCAGGCCGGCTAA
- a CDS encoding serine hydrolase domain-containing protein, whose protein sequence is MRKIWIGLKWAAGIVAALLVAVLLWLYLAPPDLIRVGSGYAAKIVCSNVFIAGRDPESVLAKDVQAPGHPLLRLMRVRIDASDATVRAGLFSLFGDGLAVFRRGTGCAAVPDGDLAAAAHSAASGAERVSGTEPWPDGLAISASDNAALAAALDDPEITGPGMRAVVVVRDGRIIGERYGDDVARFDQPLLGWSMTKTVTAAIVGTLVREGRLSVEQDSLLPQWEGDDRSKITIANLLGMESGLQFNESYGNVTDVTRMLYLEPDSVSVPVGKPLVAAPGEAFSYSSGTSLLLSRIWQNAFEDPREALDWPAKALFGPLGMSSAVLETDARGTFVGSSYLYASARDWARFGQFLLDDGVWQGTRILPAGWVDWMRTPTRASGGEYGRHLWLHGPRIDRPRDEEPDAGYELPEDAYWLLGHDGQTMTVIPSRRLVVLRMGLTPMKLGYKPQVLVEAVVKALGRASREGE, encoded by the coding sequence TTGCGGAAAATCTGGATCGGCTTGAAATGGGCTGCCGGCATTGTCGCGGCGTTATTGGTTGCCGTTTTGCTCTGGCTCTATCTCGCACCGCCCGATCTCATACGTGTGGGTTCCGGCTATGCGGCCAAGATCGTCTGCTCCAATGTCTTCATTGCCGGGCGAGACCCTGAATCGGTGCTGGCGAAAGACGTTCAGGCGCCGGGCCATCCCTTGCTGCGTCTGATGAGGGTTCGTATCGATGCGTCCGACGCCACCGTGCGGGCTGGGCTTTTCAGCCTCTTCGGCGATGGGCTTGCCGTGTTCCGCCGGGGAACGGGATGCGCTGCGGTGCCCGATGGCGACCTGGCGGCCGCGGCGCATTCGGCGGCAAGTGGAGCCGAGCGGGTAAGCGGCACGGAACCATGGCCCGACGGGCTGGCAATAAGCGCTTCAGACAATGCGGCGCTGGCGGCGGCGCTGGATGATCCCGAAATCACCGGGCCGGGGATGCGCGCGGTCGTGGTCGTCCGCGACGGCCGCATCATCGGCGAGCGCTATGGAGACGATGTGGCCCGTTTCGATCAGCCGCTGCTGGGCTGGTCGATGACCAAGACGGTTACGGCGGCGATCGTCGGCACACTGGTGCGCGAGGGCCGGCTTTCCGTGGAGCAGGACAGTCTGCTGCCGCAGTGGGAAGGCGATGACAGGTCGAAAATCACAATTGCCAACCTTCTGGGAATGGAAAGCGGCCTGCAGTTCAACGAGAGCTACGGCAACGTCACCGACGTGACGCGCATGCTCTATCTGGAGCCGGATTCGGTCTCGGTGCCGGTCGGCAAGCCCCTGGTGGCGGCGCCGGGCGAGGCCTTCAGCTATTCGAGTGGCACCAGCCTTTTGTTGTCGCGGATATGGCAGAACGCTTTCGAGGATCCCCGGGAGGCACTCGATTGGCCGGCCAAGGCGCTTTTTGGTCCGCTCGGCATGTCGAGCGCCGTGCTGGAGACGGATGCCAGGGGAACCTTTGTCGGCTCGTCCTATCTCTATGCCTCTGCAAGGGACTGGGCGCGGTTCGGGCAGTTCCTGCTCGATGATGGGGTATGGCAGGGCACGCGCATCCTGCCGGCCGGTTGGGTCGACTGGATGCGCACACCAACAAGGGCTTCCGGCGGCGAATACGGCCGGCACCTCTGGCTGCACGGCCCGCGTATCGACCGGCCGCGGGACGAGGAACCGGACGCGGGCTATGAACTGCCGGAGGATGCCTACTGGCTGCTCGGTCATGACGGGCAGACGATGACGGTCATTCCTTCGCGCCGCCTCGTGGTCCTGCGCATGGGGCTGACTCCGATGAAACTCGGCTATAAGCCGCAGGTGCTGGTGGAGGCCGTTGTCAAGGCGCTCGGCCGAGCCAGCCGCGAGGGCGAATAG
- a CDS encoding cation:proton antiporter: protein MEQAHNAFPLTETAFVILVAAGLGLLLMRLKQPPLVGFILAGVVMGPTGLGLVGDGESVSVLAEMGVLMLLFFIGTELSLKAFILSLRPAIIVAAGQLGVALAIGLSIAWIGGAGLAEGVILGFIIGLSSTVVAMKMLDDMGELRGDAGRIAVAVLIAQDIAVVPMLIIVAALGGEAVSPVAIVLKVVLAVTLLAGLLWWLGRRGKIRIPFTGFLADNVEMLALGAMAACFGAAAISGFAGLSPAYGAFVAGLLVGGSTLRSRAIPVIEPIQSVLVVVFFLSIGLLFDLAFIWQNIWTVAVASVIVIAAKTLLNIFLLRLTGQERDTALVAGLSMAQIGEFSFVLAAAGFSAGALSPDAYRLAIAVTAISLLFSPAWMSVMHRIEGAAVHGFSSYREALSEAYAGEIENVGEGLWWVRARYRAGRKAWRKWRTRRAEERARGREADTEAGE, encoded by the coding sequence TTGGAGCAGGCACATAACGCATTCCCGCTGACGGAGACGGCGTTTGTCATTCTCGTGGCGGCGGGGCTCGGGCTGTTGCTGATGCGCCTGAAACAGCCGCCGCTCGTGGGCTTCATACTGGCGGGCGTGGTGATGGGGCCGACCGGCCTCGGGCTTGTCGGCGACGGGGAGAGCGTTTCCGTGCTGGCGGAGATGGGCGTTCTCATGCTCCTGTTCTTCATCGGCACCGAGCTGTCGCTCAAGGCCTTCATTCTGAGCTTGAGACCGGCGATCATCGTTGCCGCGGGCCAACTCGGGGTAGCGTTGGCGATCGGCCTCTCGATTGCCTGGATCGGCGGCGCCGGCCTTGCCGAAGGCGTGATCCTCGGTTTCATCATCGGACTTTCCAGCACGGTCGTCGCCATGAAAATGCTCGACGACATGGGAGAATTGCGGGGCGATGCGGGACGGATCGCGGTTGCCGTTCTCATTGCGCAGGACATCGCCGTCGTGCCGATGCTCATCATCGTGGCAGCACTCGGCGGAGAAGCGGTAAGCCCCGTGGCCATCGTCCTCAAGGTGGTGCTTGCCGTGACGCTTCTGGCGGGACTGCTGTGGTGGCTCGGGCGGCGCGGCAAGATCCGCATCCCATTCACCGGCTTCCTTGCCGACAATGTGGAAATGCTGGCGTTGGGGGCAATGGCAGCCTGCTTCGGCGCTGCCGCGATTTCCGGTTTCGCCGGCCTGTCGCCCGCCTATGGCGCGTTCGTCGCCGGCCTGCTGGTGGGCGGCTCGACTTTGCGCAGCAGGGCGATCCCCGTCATCGAACCGATACAGAGCGTGCTCGTTGTGGTGTTCTTCCTGTCCATCGGCCTGTTGTTCGACCTGGCCTTCATCTGGCAGAACATCTGGACTGTGGCGGTGGCCTCGGTCATCGTCATCGCGGCCAAGACGCTGCTCAACATCTTCCTGCTGCGCTTGACCGGCCAAGAACGCGATACCGCGCTGGTCGCCGGCCTCTCGATGGCTCAGATCGGGGAGTTCTCCTTCGTTCTGGCAGCAGCCGGTTTTTCCGCGGGCGCCCTTAGCCCCGACGCATACCGGCTGGCCATCGCGGTGACTGCGATCTCACTCCTGTTCTCACCGGCCTGGATGTCCGTCATGCATCGGATCGAGGGCGCCGCCGTCCACGGCTTCTCGTCCTACCGCGAGGCGCTGTCGGAAGCTTATGCCGGTGAGATCGAGAATGTGGGAGAGGGCCTGTGGTGGGTGCGCGCGCGCTACCGCGCCGGGCGTAAAGCGTGGCGCAAATGGCGCACGCGCCGGGCCGAGGAAAGGGCCAGGGGGCGTGAGGCCGATACGGAGGCGGGGGAGTAA
- the metF gene encoding methylenetetrahydrofolate reductase [NAD(P)H], whose translation MSQYRFSRRPGAEGRIRVSFEFFPPKTDEMERKLWETVKRLEPLAPAFVSVTYGAGGSTRERTARTIKRILDETSLTPAAHLTCVDADREAVDAVIGEFARMGVSRFVALRGDPAEGVGAKYQPHPNGYANGADLVGALSRQGDFDVSVSAYPEKHPESPDLATDIDMLKRKVDNGAKRAITQFFFDNDVYERYVERARRAGINIPIVPGILPIHNFLQMTRFAAQCGANVPSWLAERFSGLDKDPVTHQLVAAAVAAEQVLDLVERGVEDFHFYTMNRAELPFAISHMIGIRPSTGTADLSSAAA comes from the coding sequence ATGTCGCAGTATCGTTTCTCCCGCCGTCCCGGGGCTGAAGGCCGCATACGCGTATCCTTCGAATTCTTCCCGCCGAAGACGGACGAGATGGAGCGCAAGCTGTGGGAGACGGTCAAGCGCCTTGAGCCATTGGCGCCGGCTTTCGTTTCGGTGACCTACGGGGCGGGCGGTTCGACGCGCGAGCGCACCGCACGCACGATCAAGCGCATTCTCGACGAGACCTCGCTGACGCCGGCGGCGCATCTGACGTGCGTGGATGCGGACCGGGAGGCGGTGGACGCGGTCATCGGCGAGTTCGCACGGATGGGGGTTTCTCGGTTCGTCGCCCTGCGCGGCGATCCGGCCGAGGGCGTGGGTGCCAAATACCAGCCGCATCCCAATGGCTATGCCAACGGAGCTGATCTTGTCGGTGCGCTGTCGCGGCAGGGCGATTTCGATGTCTCGGTTTCGGCCTATCCCGAGAAGCATCCGGAGAGCCCGGATTTGGCGACCGATATCGACATGCTGAAGCGCAAGGTGGACAATGGCGCCAAGCGGGCGATCACCCAGTTCTTCTTCGACAATGACGTCTATGAGCGCTACGTGGAGCGCGCCCGGCGGGCCGGCATCAATATTCCGATCGTGCCGGGCATCCTGCCGATCCACAACTTCCTGCAGATGACGCGCTTTGCCGCCCAGTGCGGCGCGAATGTGCCGTCCTGGCTGGCCGAGCGCTTCAGCGGCCTCGACAAGGATCCGGTCACGCATCAGCTTGTCGCCGCGGCGGTGGCGGCCGAACAGGTGCTGGATCTCGTGGAGCGCGGCGTGGAGGATTTCCACTTCTATACGATGAACCGCGCTGAGCTGCCCTTTGCCATCTCCCATATGATCGGCATCAGGCCATCGACCGGAACAGCCGATCTGAGCTCCGCGGCAGCCTGA